In Mesorhizobium sp., one DNA window encodes the following:
- a CDS encoding PilN domain-containing protein — MSFANFLSDLMTWWPDELGRALRPRAARRVTPADATVRLVRAGAEVSVGGGAAHLATEPSQIVPALRTLSAGRRRRRAVGIVIEPERYLKRHLAAIRLPRSRMMAMATLDLQSATPFNPGDFFILAPRFDERIRDSSYYTVRKSALVPVVEGLRAGGWTVASISLSDGGELYPVDAASLGEAAGAPAATRLAQRTVSIGLATAAAGLVVLFGAAHWRYSVAGAQVADQVEAAESQVRELRAVLAARDAKIAQIGAVRDEKKGTVPVVRIVEEMSRAIPDHTWLTEISVSGDMVRFAGFSASAASLIPLLESSPLFSAPTFLEPVVRVVNQEGERFSIAMKVENGDG, encoded by the coding sequence ATGTCGTTCGCCAACTTCCTGTCGGATCTGATGACCTGGTGGCCGGATGAACTCGGCAGGGCGTTGCGGCCGCGGGCCGCCCGGCGGGTAACCCCGGCCGACGCCACCGTGCGTCTCGTGCGGGCCGGCGCCGAGGTGTCGGTCGGCGGCGGTGCCGCGCACCTCGCCACCGAGCCGTCGCAGATCGTGCCTGCGCTGCGGACGCTCTCCGCGGGGCGCCGTCGTCGACGGGCGGTCGGCATCGTGATCGAGCCAGAGCGCTACCTGAAACGCCACCTCGCGGCCATTCGGCTGCCGCGCAGCCGGATGATGGCGATGGCCACGCTCGACCTGCAGTCGGCTACGCCGTTCAATCCCGGCGATTTCTTCATCCTCGCCCCGCGATTCGACGAACGGATCAGGGACAGTTCCTATTACACGGTGCGCAAATCGGCGCTGGTGCCGGTGGTCGAGGGGCTGCGCGCCGGCGGCTGGACGGTCGCGTCGATCTCGCTCTCCGACGGCGGCGAGCTCTACCCGGTCGACGCCGCGAGCCTCGGCGAGGCGGCGGGTGCGCCGGCCGCGACGCGGCTCGCGCAACGGACGGTGTCGATCGGCTTGGCCACCGCCGCCGCCGGTCTCGTCGTTCTCTTCGGCGCGGCGCACTGGCGCTACTCGGTCGCCGGGGCGCAGGTGGCCGATCAGGTCGAGGCGGCCGAGAGCCAGGTTCGCGAGCTTCGCGCCGTCCTTGCCGCGCGGGACGCCAAGATCGCCCAGATCGGCGCCGTGCGCGACGAGAAGAAGGGCACGGTTCCCGTGGTGCGGATCGTCGAGGAGATGTCGCGTGCCATTCCCGACCACACCTGGCTCACCGAGATCAGCGTTAGCGGCGACATGGTGCGCTTCGCCGGCTTCTCCGCCTCGGCCGCCTCGCTGATCCCGCTGCTCGAATCCTCTCCGCTGTTCAGCGCCCCGACTTTCCTCGAGCCAGTCGTTCGCGTCGTCAACCAGGAGGGCGAACGCTTCTCGATCGCCATGAAGGTGGAGAACGGCGATGGATAG
- a CDS encoding NAD-dependent epimerase/dehydratase family protein has translation MIGVYGADGFIGRHLVRRLIGSGGPVRAVSRRFDREFADEIEGRADLVAADLAQPLAMASSLHDVDTVVQLMSSSSPGLRNDHAVADITENVVPHVEFLETCLRAGVKRYIFISSGGTVYGPKAPAPTPETAPTNPISSHGLTKLFVEKYIQMHGHLDGLEYVILRVANPFGPGQSFRKGQGLVPAIIDRWQKKQPVRIFGDGTARRDYIFIDDVIDAIEAATALPGKPQLILNIGSGETRSVNEVVEAIETAAGIRLEREYADARSTDVDVAFLDIRRAKEAMNWEPKTPFGEGMRQTVGRLLGQPRR, from the coding sequence ATGATCGGCGTCTACGGCGCGGACGGCTTCATCGGGCGCCACCTGGTGCGGCGCCTGATCGGCAGCGGCGGCCCGGTGCGCGCCGTGTCGCGGCGCTTCGACCGCGAATTCGCCGACGAGATCGAGGGCAGGGCCGACCTCGTCGCCGCCGATCTGGCGCAACCGCTGGCCATGGCGTCGTCGCTTCATGACGTGGACACGGTCGTGCAATTGATGTCGAGTTCAAGTCCGGGCCTGCGCAACGACCATGCGGTGGCCGACATCACCGAGAACGTTGTGCCGCATGTCGAGTTCCTGGAGACCTGCTTGCGGGCGGGGGTGAAGCGCTACATCTTCATCTCCTCCGGCGGGACGGTCTACGGGCCTAAAGCGCCGGCGCCGACGCCGGAGACCGCGCCGACCAACCCGATCAGCTCGCACGGACTGACCAAGCTGTTCGTGGAAAAGTATATCCAGATGCACGGGCATCTCGACGGGCTGGAATATGTCATCCTGCGCGTGGCCAACCCGTTCGGTCCCGGGCAGTCCTTCCGCAAGGGACAGGGACTGGTGCCCGCCATTATCGACCGCTGGCAGAAGAAGCAGCCGGTGCGCATCTTCGGCGACGGCACGGCCAGGCGCGACTACATCTTTATCGACGACGTGATCGACGCCATAGAGGCGGCGACCGCCCTGCCGGGCAAGCCGCAGCTGATCCTCAATATCGGCAGCGGCGAGACTCGCTCGGTGAACGAGGTGGTCGAGGCTATCGAGACGGCGGCCGGCATCCGGCTGGAGCGCGAATATGCGGACGCGCGCTCGACCGACGTCGATGTCGCCTTTCTCGATATCAGGCGGGCGAAAGAGGCAATGAACTGGGAGCCGAAGACGCCGTTCGGCGAGGGGATGAGGCAGACCGTGGGGCGGCTGCTCGGGCAACCCCGAAGATAG
- a CDS encoding A24 family peptidase produces the protein MQATDLAFAAALLAVLAAITVVDFRRLTIPDGLNAILAALGLGWAWLDAAGPPLAQIVFAAGLFTLFWLMRTVFFAVRKMAGLGLGDVKMAGAAALWFSPWNLPLFLFLTAISALLYVASRASVTGRLDTSARVPFGPFLGFGLFATWLIERSDMPTFIPDRGF, from the coding sequence ATGCAGGCGACCGACCTCGCATTCGCGGCCGCGCTGCTGGCCGTCCTGGCGGCGATCACGGTCGTCGACTTCCGCCGGCTGACTATTCCCGACGGGCTGAATGCGATCCTTGCGGCCCTGGGCCTCGGCTGGGCGTGGCTCGACGCCGCCGGTCCTCCTCTCGCGCAAATCGTTTTTGCCGCCGGTCTGTTTACGCTGTTCTGGCTGATGCGGACTGTCTTTTTCGCGGTGCGCAAGATGGCGGGCCTCGGCCTCGGCGACGTCAAGATGGCGGGCGCGGCCGCGCTCTGGTTCAGCCCGTGGAACCTGCCGCTCTTCCTTTTTTTGACCGCAATCTCCGCGCTCCTCTACGTCGCTTCGCGGGCGAGTGTGACCGGCCGGCTTGACACGAGCGCCAGAGTTCCGTTCGGTCCGTTCCTCGGATTCGGCCTGTTCGCGACCTGGCTGATCGAGCGGTCGGACATGCCGACCTTCATTCCGGATAGGGGGTTCTGA
- the gspG gene encoding type II secretion system major pseudopilin GspG — protein MGAGSFLSRRPRRRSATGGQDGFTLVELLVVLAIIALIAGLAAPQVLRYLGSARSDAAQAQIRNIESALELFYIDNLRRPTNEEGLAVLTEPTPELQARWNGPYLKNAESLKDPWGNSYIYRVSDSGVEILSYGRDGKAGGTGEDRDISNR, from the coding sequence ATGGGTGCAGGATCGTTTCTCTCGCGGCGGCCGCGGCGGCGATCGGCCACCGGAGGGCAGGACGGGTTCACCCTCGTCGAACTGCTGGTGGTGCTCGCCATCATCGCCCTGATCGCAGGCCTCGCCGCACCCCAGGTGCTGCGCTATCTGGGCTCGGCCCGATCGGACGCGGCCCAGGCGCAGATCAGGAACATCGAGAGCGCGCTCGAGCTGTTCTATATCGACAATCTGCGGCGGCCGACCAACGAGGAAGGCCTGGCGGTCTTGACCGAGCCGACGCCGGAACTGCAGGCGCGCTGGAACGGCCCCTATCTCAAGAACGCGGAGTCGCTGAAGGATCCGTGGGGCAATTCATATATCTACCGGGTGAGCGACAGCGGCGTGGAGATCCTCTCCTACGGGCGCGACGGGAAGGCCGGCGGCACCGGCGAGGACCGGGACATTTCCAACCGCTGA
- a CDS encoding ABC transporter permease, giving the protein MARPSHAMEAGSHETAQTMKFLQEALADLGGALGKRRIWFALASEDISDQHRRTSLGPFWLLINYLIFVGTFVFIMGRSEGIPNYTAYVALGLLVWFYIMETMNSGVGLFVREESFIKGTTLPLSIYVFRMTAQALMRAGYAALGCVVLLAISGVDLSWYWLWSAAAIALIVFVTPAAIIIFAFLGAYFPDSQFIVQNLTRIGMFLTPVFWAHTSVGDLSVRGIFYYWNPFTYFLEIVRVPILSGDAPLRSFALCIATSLAAWMLALVLLGRLRRQVVFVL; this is encoded by the coding sequence ATGGCCCGACCGTCGCATGCCATGGAGGCGGGCTCGCACGAGACCGCGCAGACGATGAAATTCCTGCAGGAGGCTCTCGCCGATCTGGGCGGCGCGCTCGGCAAGCGCCGCATCTGGTTTGCGCTGGCCAGCGAAGACATATCTGACCAGCACCGCCGCACCTCGCTCGGACCGTTCTGGCTGCTGATCAACTACCTGATCTTCGTCGGCACCTTCGTCTTCATCATGGGCCGCAGCGAGGGCATCCCCAACTACACGGCCTATGTCGCGCTCGGCCTGCTGGTCTGGTTCTACATCATGGAGACGATGAACTCGGGCGTCGGGCTTTTCGTGCGCGAGGAATCCTTCATCAAGGGCACCACGCTGCCGCTGTCGATCTACGTCTTCCGGATGACCGCGCAGGCGCTGATGCGGGCCGGCTACGCGGCGCTGGGCTGCGTGGTGCTTTTGGCGATCAGCGGCGTCGATCTCAGCTGGTACTGGCTCTGGTCGGCCGCCGCGATCGCCTTGATCGTCTTCGTCACGCCGGCGGCGATCATCATCTTCGCCTTTCTCGGCGCCTATTTCCCCGACAGCCAGTTCATCGTCCAGAATCTGACCCGCATCGGCATGTTCCTCACCCCGGTGTTCTGGGCGCATACGTCTGTGGGTGACCTGAGCGTGCGCGGCATCTTCTACTACTGGAACCCCTTCACCTATTTTCTCGAGATCGTGCGCGTGCCGATCCTGTCGGGCGACGCGCCGCTGCGCTCCTTCGCGCTGTGCATCGCGACCTCCCTCGCGGCATGGATGCTGGCGCTGGTTCTGCTCGGCCGCCTGCGGCGACAGGTCGTCTTCGTTCTCTGA
- the gspD gene encoding type II secretion system secretin GspD, with protein sequence MFSSLMTNLDDNGRPLPPEGSGVSRRLTGDDGQSFTGVTDAGSGQFVSSRAPYTAETSASGQTEYRLNLVDAPIAAAVKNVLGDILGLNYTIDPRVRGSVTLQTSAPVNRNTLVDILETTLAANGVAIVKQSGTYNVVPLSEALANTPSVSVPSVAGRTPGLKIQVVELRYISAEEMRTILAPISREGSILRVDNARNYIMIAGTNADLGAMREAIQVFDVDWMKGMSVALHPLKTSRPDAVAKELETIFRAQEGPGTNLIKFVPNERLNSVLVITSRPQYLARAEGWIRQLDRLASTSEEQLFVYPIQNRSADEMAKVLQSVLSKQSGDPLESTPSVSPDLQPELVVSDPANPTAPTTSQSSSATAGGASVVADTENNALLISTTARNYEKIERILRQIDVLPTQVMLEAIIAEVTLTDELKFGVRWFFENGDFSIGFSDLISGGTGPSFPGMAWSFASNSLEFTLNALSSVTNVKVISSPTLMALNNQKATLQIGDQVPIVTRTATGVDDPDAPIVSTITMKDTGIILNVTPRVNASGRVLLDIEQEASNVVRTTTSGIDSPTIQQRKVQTRVTVNDGEALIIGGLIQERKSKQKGQVPILGEIPVVGNAFRNKTDTIERTELVIFIRPRVVRNVNEARSVNDEFRKRLDFGASETPGNRIKRDLKRLQ encoded by the coding sequence GTGTTCTCCTCTTTGATGACCAATCTCGACGACAACGGCCGGCCGCTGCCGCCGGAAGGTTCGGGCGTGTCGCGCCGATTGACCGGCGACGACGGCCAGAGCTTTACCGGGGTGACCGATGCCGGCAGCGGGCAGTTCGTCTCGAGCCGGGCCCCCTACACCGCCGAGACCAGCGCCTCCGGACAGACCGAATACCGCCTGAACCTGGTCGATGCGCCGATCGCGGCGGCTGTCAAGAACGTGCTCGGCGACATTCTCGGCCTCAATTACACGATCGACCCGCGGGTCCGCGGCTCGGTTACGCTGCAGACGAGCGCGCCGGTCAACCGCAACACGCTGGTGGATATTCTCGAGACGACGCTGGCCGCCAACGGCGTCGCGATCGTCAAGCAGTCCGGCACCTACAATGTCGTTCCGCTGTCGGAAGCCCTGGCGAACACGCCCTCCGTCAGCGTGCCATCGGTCGCCGGCCGCACGCCCGGCCTCAAGATCCAGGTCGTCGAGCTGCGGTACATCTCCGCCGAGGAGATGCGCACCATCCTGGCGCCGATCAGCCGCGAGGGGTCGATCCTGCGCGTCGACAATGCCCGCAACTACATCATGATCGCCGGCACCAATGCCGACCTCGGCGCCATGCGCGAGGCGATCCAGGTGTTCGACGTCGACTGGATGAAGGGCATGTCGGTCGCGCTCCATCCGCTCAAGACGTCGCGCCCCGACGCCGTGGCGAAGGAGCTCGAGACGATCTTCCGCGCCCAGGAAGGCCCCGGCACAAACCTGATCAAGTTCGTGCCAAACGAGCGGCTGAACTCGGTCCTGGTCATCACCTCGCGGCCGCAATACCTGGCGCGCGCCGAGGGCTGGATCCGCCAGCTCGACCGGCTGGCCAGCACCAGCGAAGAACAACTCTTCGTCTACCCGATCCAGAACCGGTCGGCCGACGAGATGGCCAAGGTGCTGCAATCGGTGCTGTCGAAGCAGTCTGGAGACCCGCTCGAAAGCACGCCGTCCGTCTCGCCGGACCTGCAGCCCGAACTTGTCGTCAGCGATCCAGCCAATCCGACGGCGCCGACGACGTCGCAATCGTCTTCGGCCACGGCCGGCGGCGCGTCCGTCGTCGCCGACACCGAGAACAATGCCCTGCTGATCTCGACGACGGCGCGCAACTACGAAAAGATCGAGCGCATCCTGCGCCAGATCGACGTGCTGCCGACGCAGGTCATGCTCGAGGCGATCATCGCCGAGGTGACGCTGACTGACGAACTCAAGTTCGGCGTGCGCTGGTTCTTCGAGAACGGCGACTTCTCCATCGGCTTCTCGGATTTGATAAGCGGCGGCACCGGCCCGTCCTTCCCGGGCATGGCGTGGAGCTTCGCCTCCAACAGCCTGGAATTCACCCTCAACGCGCTGTCCAGCGTGACCAATGTGAAGGTGATCTCGTCGCCGACCCTGATGGCGCTGAACAACCAGAAGGCGACGCTGCAGATCGGCGACCAGGTGCCGATCGTCACGCGCACCGCCACCGGGGTCGACGACCCCGATGCCCCGATCGTCAGCACCATCACGATGAAGGATACGGGCATCATCCTCAACGTCACGCCGCGGGTGAACGCCTCGGGCCGCGTGCTTCTCGACATCGAGCAGGAAGCGAGCAACGTGGTCAGGACGACGACCTCCGGCATCGATTCGCCGACGATCCAGCAGCGCAAGGTGCAGACCCGCGTGACCGTGAACGACGGCGAGGCGCTGATCATCGGCGGCCTGATCCAGGAGCGCAAATCGAAGCAGAAGGGTCAGGTGCCGATCCTCGGCGAAATCCCCGTGGTCGGCAACGCCTTCAGGAACAAGACCGATACGATCGAGCGCACCGAACTGGTGATCTTCATCCGCCCGCGGGTGGTGCGCAACGTCAACGAGGCCCGCTCCGTCAACGACGAATTCCGCAAGCGGCTGGATTTCGGCGCCAGCGAGACGCCGGGCAACCGCATCAAGCGCGACCTGAAGCGCCTGCAATAG
- a CDS encoding ABC transporter ATP-binding protein encodes MVSIRADNLSLTYRLRSRLSLARNTRPLPHGGRIEGSGRNQYVRALDDVSFALEAGDRLGLIGGNGAGKTTLLKTLYGIFEPTGGTVEVTGRTDALFNINLGFRREATGRRNIVLRGLINGWTDEQIAERVDDIIGFSELGDFIDLPMKAYSQGMAARLAFSVATSLDPEILLMDEWIGAGDPEFQAKARRRMNEMAEKAGIIVLASHNHHLLRRICSKVLKLDHGKVEYFGPAEDYFSGEKEDS; translated from the coding sequence ATGGTTTCGATCCGCGCCGACAATCTGAGCCTGACCTACCGGCTGCGCAGCCGCCTTTCGCTGGCCCGCAACACCAGGCCGCTGCCGCATGGTGGCCGAATCGAGGGCAGCGGGCGCAACCAATACGTCCGCGCCCTGGACGACGTCAGCTTCGCGCTCGAGGCGGGAGACCGGCTCGGCCTGATCGGCGGCAACGGCGCCGGCAAGACGACGCTGCTGAAGACGCTCTACGGCATCTTCGAACCGACCGGCGGCACGGTCGAGGTGACGGGCAGGACGGATGCGCTGTTCAACATCAATCTCGGCTTTCGCCGCGAAGCGACGGGCCGGCGCAATATCGTCCTGCGCGGGCTGATCAACGGCTGGACCGACGAGCAGATCGCCGAGCGCGTCGACGACATCATCGGCTTCAGCGAACTGGGCGATTTCATCGACTTGCCGATGAAGGCCTACAGCCAGGGCATGGCAGCGCGACTGGCATTTTCCGTGGCCACCAGCCTCGACCCGGAAATCCTGCTGATGGACGAGTGGATCGGTGCGGGCGACCCGGAATTCCAGGCCAAGGCGCGCAGGCGGATGAACGAGATGGCCGAGAAAGCCGGCATCATCGTGCTGGCCAGCCACAACCACCACCTGCTGCGCCGGATCTGCAGCAAGGTGCTGAAGCTCGATCACGGCAAGGTGGAATATTTCGGCCCGGCGGAGGACTATTTCTCAGGCGAGAAGGAAGATTCATGA
- a CDS encoding glycosyltransferase family 2 protein: MLFGFGKSIDFFDKNHELEFVSIGRNSANGYEAAGNDPQIIVNLKTPIQSSWYVAEATIVGDRISGPKLYFDKGQGIHEADSVSLGFDLGNGRFRAFFYIDQSCFRLRFDPSEEAGSIDKLELALRRVRRHEILLELLPGIAELAAKDPYGFLKRLPAYSRRFFSRDLRYVAGAIGRQAAAGYQRWLDRFDYDPERHRDLVLDRIAAFPSQPLISIVTPTYNTDPALLEKLIASVRGQLYRNWELCIADDASTLPSVRAILERHAAADARIKVVFRERNGHISAASNSALALASGEIVTLADHDDELHPLALYHIAKASNETPDWRIIYSDEDKMDRAGRRFAPYFKGDFNRDLFYCHNMMTHLIVYRGDDLRQVGGFREGFEGSQDYDLALRILELVDDERRQIVHIPHALYHWRVIEGSIAMGGEQKSYAHERARKAINEHFARTGKKALSTEGVSGFMHRVVYPVDTDVLFSIVICTRDRVELLRTCVESIFERSTDKNYEIVIVDNGSVEPATFDYFDELRAKRPNVTIVRDDGEFNFSRLNNFGVENAGGDYICLLNNDTEVIVPDWIERMRMHLGREEVGAVGGKLLYGDGTIQHAGVVMGLGGLAAHVYAREPADTTNNIGKAQLTQQVMAVTGACLGTRKDTWTALGGLDAELFKVAYNDIDYCLKVWQAGLVVIYEPAVMLFHHESLSRGSDVVPETIERFRREQEAMSQKWGRWTKEDMFFNPNLDYGRTDFALSNNPRRRIID; this comes from the coding sequence ATGCTCTTTGGGTTCGGGAAATCGATCGATTTCTTCGACAAGAATCACGAGCTTGAGTTTGTATCGATCGGCAGAAACAGCGCGAATGGATACGAAGCGGCGGGCAACGATCCGCAGATAATCGTCAATCTCAAGACTCCGATTCAGAGCTCGTGGTATGTCGCCGAAGCGACGATTGTCGGCGATCGGATTTCCGGTCCGAAGTTGTATTTCGACAAGGGCCAGGGCATTCACGAGGCAGATTCGGTTTCGCTCGGTTTTGATCTGGGGAATGGAAGGTTCCGCGCCTTCTTCTACATCGATCAGAGCTGCTTTCGGCTGCGATTCGATCCATCCGAGGAGGCGGGCTCCATCGACAAGCTCGAACTGGCTCTGCGCCGGGTGCGACGTCACGAGATCCTGCTCGAACTCCTGCCGGGGATCGCCGAACTCGCCGCGAAGGATCCCTACGGGTTCCTCAAACGTCTTCCGGCCTATTCGAGACGCTTCTTCTCGCGCGACCTGCGATATGTAGCCGGCGCCATCGGGCGCCAGGCCGCCGCCGGCTATCAACGCTGGCTGGACCGGTTCGACTATGATCCGGAGCGGCACCGGGATCTGGTTCTGGACAGGATCGCCGCGTTCCCGTCCCAGCCGCTGATCAGCATCGTCACCCCCACCTACAACACCGACCCGGCGCTTCTGGAAAAACTGATCGCCAGCGTGCGAGGACAGCTCTATCGCAACTGGGAACTCTGCATCGCCGACGATGCCTCGACCCTACCGTCGGTTCGCGCGATCCTCGAACGGCACGCGGCCGCCGACGCGCGGATCAAGGTCGTCTTCCGCGAGCGGAACGGCCACATATCGGCGGCCTCGAACAGCGCTCTGGCGCTCGCCTCGGGTGAGATCGTCACGCTGGCCGACCATGACGACGAACTTCATCCTCTCGCGCTCTACCACATCGCCAAGGCTTCCAACGAGACTCCCGACTGGCGGATCATCTACAGCGACGAGGACAAGATGGACCGCGCCGGCCGTCGTTTCGCGCCGTATTTCAAGGGCGATTTCAACCGCGACCTGTTCTACTGCCACAACATGATGACGCATCTCATCGTCTATCGGGGAGACGATCTGCGGCAGGTGGGCGGTTTTCGCGAGGGCTTCGAGGGGTCGCAGGACTATGACCTGGCACTTCGCATCCTGGAACTGGTGGACGATGAGCGGCGCCAGATCGTCCACATTCCGCATGCTCTCTATCACTGGCGGGTGATCGAGGGCTCGATCGCCATGGGCGGCGAACAGAAGAGCTACGCGCACGAGCGCGCGCGAAAGGCGATCAACGAACATTTCGCGCGCACCGGAAAGAAGGCGCTCTCCACCGAAGGCGTTTCCGGGTTCATGCACCGGGTCGTCTATCCGGTGGACACCGACGTCCTGTTCTCCATCGTCATCTGCACCCGTGACCGGGTCGAGCTCTTGCGGACCTGCGTCGAATCCATCTTCGAGCGCAGTACCGACAAGAACTACGAGATCGTCATCGTCGACAACGGGTCGGTCGAGCCCGCAACCTTCGACTATTTCGACGAGCTACGCGCCAAGCGGCCCAATGTGACGATCGTCCGTGACGACGGCGAATTCAACTTCTCGCGTCTCAACAATTTCGGCGTCGAGAACGCCGGAGGCGACTATATCTGCCTGTTGAACAATGATACCGAGGTGATCGTCCCGGACTGGATAGAACGGATGCGCATGCATCTCGGGCGCGAGGAGGTGGGCGCCGTCGGCGGCAAGCTGCTCTACGGCGACGGTACGATCCAGCATGCGGGCGTCGTCATGGGCCTCGGGGGCCTGGCCGCGCATGTCTATGCCCGGGAACCGGCCGATACCACCAACAATATCGGCAAGGCCCAGTTGACACAGCAGGTGATGGCGGTCACGGGTGCCTGTCTCGGCACGCGCAAGGACACCTGGACGGCGCTGGGCGGCCTGGATGCCGAGCTGTTCAAGGTCGCCTACAACGATATCGACTACTGTTTGAAGGTATGGCAAGCGGGACTTGTCGTCATCTACGAACCGGCGGTGATGCTCTTTCATCACGAGTCCCTCAGTCGGGGATCGGATGTCGTACCGGAGACGATCGAGCGATTCCGTCGGGAACAGGAGGCGATGAGCCAGAAATGGGGCCGATGGACGAAGGAAGATATGTTCTTCAATCCGAACCTGGATTACGGACGAACCGATTTCGCCTTGTCCAACAATCCGAGACGGCGAATTATCGATTGA
- the gspM gene encoding type II secretion system protein GspM, producing the protein MDSLTRILNARPATRRLAAIGLLAGTVAGAGLLTMAAVSSVYASREAVREQRETLGRLHAVLALKPMMEKSARAAIADDDRPEFLSGASDSVIQADLQTWLDGVARQNGVNIMSVGNAPALQQKGMRFAGLRADISGTNEGIQGTIFAIEAARPYLIIRQAQLHSTLDSQSVSDGPTELVLRVQFYGALPPADAAPAAPAAGATQ; encoded by the coding sequence ATGGATAGCCTGACCCGGATCCTCAATGCCCGGCCGGCAACGCGCCGGCTCGCGGCGATCGGACTTCTGGCGGGCACTGTCGCCGGCGCCGGCCTCCTGACCATGGCGGCCGTCTCGTCGGTCTATGCGAGCCGTGAGGCAGTGCGCGAGCAGCGCGAGACCCTCGGTCGCCTGCACGCGGTTCTGGCGCTGAAACCGATGATGGAGAAGTCGGCCCGGGCCGCGATCGCCGACGACGACCGGCCGGAATTCCTCAGCGGCGCCAGCGACTCGGTCATCCAGGCCGACCTGCAGACCTGGCTCGACGGCGTGGCGCGGCAGAACGGCGTCAACATCATGTCGGTCGGCAACGCGCCAGCGCTGCAGCAGAAAGGGATGCGCTTCGCCGGCCTGCGCGCCGACATCTCGGGAACCAACGAAGGCATCCAGGGCACGATCTTCGCCATCGAAGCGGCCAGGCCCTATCTGATCATCCGCCAGGCGCAGCTGCATTCGACACTCGATTCGCAGAGCGTGAGCGACGGTCCGACCGAGCTCGTGCTGCGGGTGCAGTTCTACGGCGCGCTGCCTCCCGCCGACGCGGCGCCGGCCGCTCCCGCCGCGGGAGCGACGCAATGA